A genomic window from Vitis riparia cultivar Riparia Gloire de Montpellier isolate 1030 chromosome 18, EGFV_Vit.rip_1.0, whole genome shotgun sequence includes:
- the LOC117906165 gene encoding patatin-like protein 2, with product MGEGPKSPLQPPTYGNLITILSIDGGGIRGLIPGTVLGFLESELQKLDGEDARISDYFDVIAGTSTGGLVTAMLTTPNENTGRPLFSAKDIKDFYLDHCPKIFPQHSHDPIPHVTKVVTALSGPKYDGKYLHNLVKEKLGETRLHQTLTNVVIPTFDIKRLQPTIFSTYQAKSRPSLDALLSDICIGTSAAPTYLPAHYFETKDPAGRVREFNLIDGGVAANNPTLVAIGEVTKEIIRGSPDFFPIKPMDYGRFLVISLGTGSSKAEEKYNADEAAKWGVLGWLSSGGSTPLVKVFTQASGDMIDLHLSEVFQALHSEKSYLRIQDDTLSGITSSVDIATKENLDDLVKIGEELLKKRVSRVNLDTGIFEPSNHETNEEALTSFARLLSQEKQRRDTRSPHGHAAASKGLVVV from the exons ATGGGAGAAGGACCAAAATCACCCCTACAGCCTCCAACTTATGGAAACCTAATCACCATTCTCAGCATCGATGGAGGTGGAATAAGAGGGCTTATCCCAGGAACAGTCCTTGGCTTCCTCGAGTCGGAGCTTCAG AAGCTGGATGGTGAAGACGCGAGAATTTCAGATTATTTTGATGTGATTGCAGGAACAAGCACCGGTGGCCTCGTGACTGCCATGCTAACTACTCCCAATGAAAACACTGGCCGACCCTTGTTTTCTGCCAAAGATATCAAGGACTTCTACCTTGATCACTGCCCTAAGATCTTCCCACAGCACAG TCATGATCCAATTCCTCATGTTACAAAGGTAGTTACAGCCTTATCAGGACCAAAATATGATGGGAAGTATCTGCACAACCTTGTTAAAGAAAAACTAGGTGAAACACGATTACACCAGACCCTTACTAATGTTGTTATCCCAACATTTGACATCAAGCGCCTTCAGCCAACAATATTTTCCACTTATCAG GCGAAGAGCAGACCAAGCTTAGATGCCTTACTGTCAGATATATGTATTGGAACCTCAGCAGCACCCACTTATCTTCCAGCTCATTATTTCGAAACCAAAGACCCTGCCGggagagttagagaattcaaccTCATTGATGGTGGTGTAGCTGCAAATAATCCG ACTTTGGTTGCTATTGGGGAAGTGACCAAGGAGATCATCCGGGGTAGTCCTGATTTCTTTCCTATAAAGCCAATGGACTATGGCCGGTTTCTAGTAATATCCTTGGGAACTGGGTCATCAAAAGCCGAAGAAAAATACAATGCTGATGAAGCAGCCAAGTGGGGTGTGTTGGGATGGTTGAGCAGTGGTGGTTCCACCCCCTTAGTGAAAGTGTTTACCCAAGCAAGCGGAGATATGATCGACTTACACCTTTCAGAGGTTTTTCAAGCCCTTCACTCGGAAAAAAGCTATCTTCGGATACAG GATGATACATTGAGTGGTATAACATCATCAGTCGACATAGCCACAaaggaaaatttggatgatCTTGTGAAAATTGGTGAGGAGTTGTTAAAGAAAAGGGTCTCAAGGGTTAACCTGGATACAGGTATCTTTGAGCCTTCAAATCACGAGACCAATGAGGAGGCTCTCACAAG TTTTGCAAGACTACTCTCCCAAGAGAAGCAACGTAGAGATACTAGGTCACCACATGGACATGCTGCCGCTTCTAAAGGATTGGTCGTTGTCTGA